A genome region from Streptomyces showdoensis includes the following:
- a CDS encoding LLM class flavin-dependent oxidoreductase: MRAGVVVSAQPGVEDLAARAEELGLHSFWVNDTPMVHGDPFVALGLCAKATSRIRLGIGVTSPALRSAPAAASGLASLNALAPGRIVCGVGTGNTARRTLGMRPTTTARLEHFVAALPDLCAGRPTEYREGDRVREIRFLHGGAHVNTADPIEFVVAALLGPKAAAVAGRRGTGLVSFGLLDPAAWHALHEARRRAARAAHLEPDAPKDSYAVTALHLLDEGEDPHGDAARDATGHLVLSLLAFAADTVAEKPALAEQLGPEANEAVRRLLVRRGTTATAPDRHTRLYPGYLGRIAPRDRDLVLPSLMRTLALVGTRDDLLDRIAALERAGVDELLIQPVVDPPAEMARLARLLA; the protein is encoded by the coding sequence ATGCGGGCAGGTGTCGTGGTCAGCGCGCAGCCCGGCGTGGAGGACCTCGCCGCACGGGCCGAGGAGTTGGGGCTGCACAGCTTCTGGGTCAACGACACGCCGATGGTCCACGGCGATCCGTTCGTCGCCTTGGGCCTGTGCGCGAAGGCCACCAGTCGCATCAGGCTCGGCATCGGCGTGACCTCGCCGGCGTTGCGTTCGGCCCCGGCCGCCGCGAGCGGGCTCGCCAGTCTCAACGCCCTCGCACCGGGCCGGATCGTCTGCGGCGTCGGCACCGGGAACACCGCCCGGCGCACCCTGGGCATGCGGCCGACCACGACGGCGAGGCTGGAGCACTTCGTCGCCGCGCTGCCGGACCTGTGCGCCGGACGCCCGACCGAGTACCGCGAGGGCGACCGGGTGCGCGAGATCCGCTTCCTGCACGGCGGGGCGCACGTGAACACCGCCGACCCGATCGAGTTCGTCGTGGCCGCGCTGCTCGGACCGAAGGCCGCCGCCGTCGCGGGCCGCCGCGGCACCGGGCTCGTCTCCTTCGGCCTGCTCGACCCCGCCGCCTGGCACGCGCTGCACGAGGCCCGCCGCCGCGCCGCCCGCGCCGCGCACCTCGAGCCCGACGCCCCCAAGGACTCGTACGCGGTCACCGCGCTCCACCTCCTCGACGAAGGCGAGGACCCCCACGGCGACGCCGCCCGGGACGCCACCGGACACCTGGTCCTGTCGCTGCTGGCCTTCGCCGCCGACACCGTCGCCGAGAAACCCGCCCTGGCCGAGCAGCTCGGCCCCGAGGCGAACGAGGCGGTGCGGCGGCTCCTGGTCCGGCGCGGCACCACCGCCACCGCGCCGGACCGGCACACCCGGCTCTACCCCGGCTACCTCGGGCGGATCGCGCCGCGGGACCGGGACCTGGTGCTGCCCTCCCTGATGCGCACCCTGGCCCTGGTCGGCACCCGCGACGACCTCCTCGACCGCATCGCCGCCCTGGAACGGGCCGGCGTCGACGAACTCCTCATCCAACCGGTGGTCGACCCGCCCGCCGAGATGGCCCGGCTCGCGCGGCTCCTCGCCTGA
- a CDS encoding FUSC family protein translates to MRTTAAACAGFFLCLYGWDRPVAATYALFTAVSMAALSHIPGTGRQRAGVLVRVAPLTALLVVAGTCLAVRTWTAVVGMLAIGFLLAFAAVAGPRAAGAAPGLQLLYILPSFPPFAPDTLGERLVGTGLGLTLLVLAEAFLLPEPRGTPYRRLTATAASTAAHCVTELDHSPYALSSSSTAAARAAGQSLRPSRTDPAERPAGPGLRDRALAHAGLASRTLLARLADLPPPPPGRPPTGQRTEVLTAVCAAATETAELLTGPPAGPGASAGPGAARGAADELRRVRDELAAADDQPTVAAQGRRRAALLELADAAAALCTAAELAVFGRRARPPTGREPGRFWYAGRRAPRLWWHRLAAHARPRSVYFQNAVRLGLALGAARTVAGVESLPHGFWAMLAVLSLTRTTASQTGATVRAALTGTLIGALVTAAVLALVGGHTTVYAVALPLVMLLAFRIGPVRGVGWAQGMFTLVVAFVFAQLAPATWRLAGIRILDVLVGSLLGVLFGLLAWPRGAQRELPRAVGTLLTRAAATVEETSAAVAAGGRGRVPEDRELQLALSLAESAYAERQSEPRDDAGTAPDWQALMIIGHHVLWGSRRLLTRGGPGPDPPQRTRLHARAEEVAALLRATAAETSDRRGAPRAGAGAAGSPAGTSDTPVGTPPAAPAPDPATESAPARYFAALTWLDALDADVARMTARADPA, encoded by the coding sequence GTGCGCACGACCGCTGCCGCCTGCGCCGGCTTCTTCCTCTGCCTGTACGGGTGGGACCGGCCGGTGGCGGCGACCTACGCCCTGTTCACCGCGGTGTCGATGGCCGCCCTGTCGCACATCCCCGGCACCGGCCGGCAGCGGGCGGGCGTCCTGGTCCGGGTGGCGCCGCTGACCGCTCTGCTGGTGGTGGCCGGCACCTGTCTCGCCGTGCGGACCTGGACCGCGGTGGTCGGCATGCTGGCCATCGGCTTCCTGCTGGCCTTCGCGGCCGTGGCCGGCCCCAGGGCCGCCGGGGCCGCCCCCGGCCTGCAACTCCTCTACATCCTGCCGAGCTTCCCGCCGTTCGCGCCCGACACGCTCGGGGAGCGGCTTGTGGGCACCGGCCTCGGGCTGACCCTGCTGGTGCTGGCCGAGGCGTTCCTGCTGCCCGAGCCCCGGGGGACCCCGTACCGGCGCCTGACCGCCACCGCCGCGAGCACGGCGGCACACTGCGTCACGGAGCTGGACCACTCCCCCTACGCGCTCTCCTCGTCCTCCACGGCGGCCGCCCGTGCGGCCGGCCAGTCGCTGCGGCCGTCCCGGACCGACCCTGCGGAGCGGCCGGCGGGCCCGGGCCTGCGGGACCGCGCCCTCGCCCACGCGGGGCTGGCCTCACGGACCCTGCTCGCCCGGCTGGCGGACCTGCCGCCTCCGCCGCCCGGGCGGCCGCCGACCGGTCAGCGGACCGAGGTGCTGACCGCCGTCTGCGCCGCCGCGACCGAGACCGCGGAGCTCCTCACCGGCCCGCCCGCGGGCCCGGGGGCGAGCGCGGGCCCGGGGGCGGCCCGGGGTGCGGCCGATGAGCTGCGCCGGGTACGGGACGAGCTCGCGGCGGCCGACGACCAGCCGACCGTTGCCGCTCAGGGCCGGCGGCGGGCGGCACTGCTGGAGCTGGCGGACGCTGCCGCGGCGCTGTGCACGGCCGCCGAACTGGCCGTGTTCGGACGACGGGCCCGGCCGCCGACGGGCCGGGAACCGGGCCGGTTCTGGTACGCGGGCCGGCGGGCGCCACGGCTGTGGTGGCACCGGCTCGCGGCCCACGCCCGGCCCCGCTCGGTCTACTTCCAGAACGCCGTGCGACTGGGCCTGGCGCTCGGCGCCGCCCGCACCGTGGCCGGGGTGGAATCCCTGCCGCACGGCTTCTGGGCCATGCTGGCCGTCCTCTCGCTGACCCGCACCACGGCGTCCCAGACCGGGGCGACGGTCCGTGCGGCGCTGACGGGCACCCTGATCGGCGCCCTGGTGACGGCTGCGGTGCTCGCGCTGGTCGGCGGGCACACGACCGTCTACGCGGTGGCCCTTCCCCTGGTCATGCTCCTCGCGTTCCGGATCGGGCCGGTGCGCGGGGTGGGCTGGGCCCAGGGGATGTTCACCCTGGTGGTGGCCTTCGTCTTCGCGCAGCTGGCGCCGGCGACGTGGAGGCTGGCCGGCATCCGGATCCTGGACGTGCTGGTCGGCAGCCTGCTGGGCGTCCTCTTCGGGCTCCTCGCCTGGCCGCGCGGGGCCCAGCGGGAGCTGCCCAGGGCTGTCGGCACGCTCCTGACCCGGGCGGCGGCGACCGTCGAGGAGACCTCGGCCGCGGTGGCGGCGGGCGGACGGGGGCGGGTGCCCGAGGACCGGGAGCTGCAACTCGCCCTCTCCCTCGCGGAGTCGGCGTACGCGGAACGCCAGAGCGAGCCGCGTGACGACGCCGGAACCGCACCGGACTGGCAGGCGCTCATGATCATCGGCCACCACGTACTGTGGGGCTCCCGCCGGCTCCTGACCCGCGGCGGCCCGGGCCCCGACCCGCCCCAGCGCACCCGGCTCCACGCCCGCGCCGAGGAGGTCGCCGCCCTCCTGCGCGCCACCGCCGCCGAGACGTCCGACCGGCGCGGCGCCCCCCGTGCGGGCGCGGGAGCGGCCGGTTCCCCCGCCGGGACCTCGGACACGCCCGTGGGGACACCGCCGGCCGCGCCGGCCCCCGACCCTGCGACGGAATCCGCCCCGGCACGCTATTTCGCCGCGCTGACCTGGCTGGACGCGCTCGACGCGGACGTGGCGCGGATGACGGCGCGGGCTGATCCGGCCTGA
- a CDS encoding sterol desaturase family protein, protein MENRPEAGSLSSNSWVVGSFSRQVLRHAAYPVLALSAVWLFVSTLHYGWDRGAAVQLFLVGAILYLAVLERLIPHRSDWHPSVRELCWYSAYFVFTMAGAVIAQAVVAAVVAALPGGGLGVALWVQVPVALLASSLAGYLAHRFAHTNRWLWKVHGIHHVPGKVNVANNGVNHVLDVSFKQGVVQLTLGLLGFSPDCLFAVALFTIVQGYFVHANVDIRLGPLNHVLAGPEQHRLHHSADVTEAGHYGVDLSVWDRLFGSFTWRPGRHPAVVGVQAPATFPETGEVLASLLHPWRRPPRTA, encoded by the coding sequence ATGGAAAATCGACCCGAGGCGGGGTCGTTGTCTTCGAACTCGTGGGTGGTTGGCTCTTTCTCGCGCCAGGTGCTCCGCCATGCCGCCTACCCCGTCCTGGCCCTGTCCGCGGTCTGGCTCTTCGTCTCGACGCTGCACTACGGCTGGGACCGCGGCGCCGCCGTCCAGCTCTTCCTGGTCGGCGCCATCCTCTACCTCGCGGTGCTGGAACGGCTGATCCCCCATCGGTCCGACTGGCATCCCAGCGTCCGGGAACTCTGCTGGTACTCGGCCTACTTCGTGTTCACCATGGCGGGAGCCGTGATCGCCCAGGCCGTGGTCGCGGCGGTGGTCGCGGCGCTTCCCGGGGGCGGGCTGGGGGTCGCCCTGTGGGTGCAGGTTCCCGTGGCCCTCCTCGCCTCGTCGCTCGCCGGCTACCTGGCGCACCGCTTCGCGCACACGAACCGCTGGCTCTGGAAGGTCCACGGAATTCACCATGTACCGGGGAAGGTGAACGTGGCCAATAACGGTGTCAATCACGTACTGGACGTCAGCTTCAAACAGGGGGTCGTGCAATTGACTCTCGGATTGCTCGGATTCTCGCCGGATTGCCTTTTCGCCGTGGCGCTCTTCACCATTGTGCAAGGCTATTTCGTGCACGCGAACGTGGACATCCGTCTCGGTCCGCTCAACCACGTCCTGGCCGGCCCCGAGCAGCACCGGCTGCACCACAGCGCCGACGTGACCGAGGCCGGGCACTACGGCGTCGACCTCTCGGTCTGGGACCGCCTCTTCGGCAGCTTCACCTGGCGGCCCGGCCGACACCCGGCCGTGGTCGGCGTGCAGGCCCCCGCCACGTTCCCGGAGACCGGGGAGGTCCTCGCCAGCCTGCTCCACCCGTGGCGCCGTCCACCCCGCACCGCGTAG
- a CDS encoding SRPBCC family protein: protein MSRNRRLILSPPSTVWGLLSAGHRYGEWVTGTQQVVSTDPHWPDVGARLQVRVGVGPLVLDDTCVVRICEPQRRLELEAKAGPFGAARIAMKLIPWAESTLFVLDWHPLRGPGTRMHGFPVDYVVSIRNGMMLTKLARIAVSEQRAGTGNGTGTGTHADDGAAPGGTRSR, encoded by the coding sequence GTGTCTCGGAACCGTCGGCTGATCCTGAGTCCGCCGTCCACTGTCTGGGGCCTGCTGTCGGCCGGGCATCGCTACGGGGAATGGGTCACCGGGACCCAGCAGGTCGTCTCCACGGACCCCCACTGGCCGGACGTGGGTGCCCGCCTGCAGGTCCGGGTCGGCGTCGGTCCCCTCGTGCTCGACGACACGTGCGTCGTCCGCATCTGCGAGCCGCAGCGTCGTCTGGAGCTGGAGGCGAAGGCGGGCCCCTTCGGCGCGGCGCGCATCGCCATGAAGCTGATCCCCTGGGCCGAGAGCACCCTCTTCGTCCTCGACTGGCACCCCCTGCGGGGACCCGGCACCCGCATGCACGGGTTCCCGGTGGACTACGTGGTCTCGATCCGCAACGGCATGATGCTCACGAAGCTGGCCCGGATCGCGGTGAGCGAGCAGCGCGCCGGCACCGGCAATGGCACCGGCACCGGCACGCACGCTGACGACGGCGCCGCGCCAGGGGGAACGCGCAGCCGTTGA